A stretch of the Meles meles chromosome 19, mMelMel3.1 paternal haplotype, whole genome shotgun sequence genome encodes the following:
- the HAUS5 gene encoding HAUS augmin-like complex subunit 5, protein MELMQEARELGCWATEEMGAPVAARAPESTLRRLCLGQGADIWAYVLRHVHSHRNVKKIRGNLLWYGHQDSPEAHRKLELEATVAHLRAEIQELDQSLELMEQETEAQDMALEQALQSIQDTQRRALLLQAQAGAMRRQQRGLQDPVQRLQNQLRRLQDIERKAKVDITFGPLTSAALGLEPVVLGDVRTACTLRTQFLQKLLIPQAKGGSVPTPRDDYFGASYQQWLSSVETLLTNHPPGHVLASLEHLAAEREAEIRSLCSPDGLQDTEMDRSQAPDQSDSSQALPSMVHLIQEGWRAVSVLVAQRGPLLKERQTLTQRLQGLMEEVERCAPGSSERQAFILGLRGCGLWAELKALHTQSQELEEVAGRRQLLLQELQAKQQRILHWRQLVEETQEQVRLLIKGNSASKTRLCRSPAEVLALVQRKVVPTSEVVAPQSQELLRCLEEEARRLPHLLLGPLLRHSPGGLQPLPTVLPSIHQLHPASPRGSSLIVLSHTLGLPAGKAPELLLPKAASLRQDLLFLQDQQSLRCWDLLHVKTSLPPGPSTQELLQIRASQEKEQKDNLGQALKQLENVLKQALERIPKLQGVVEDWWEQPGQAALSEELCQGLSLPQWRLRWVQAQGALQQLCR, encoded by the exons CACGTGCACAGCCACAG GAATGTCAAGAAGATCCGGGGAAACCTACTCTG GTATGGCCACCAGGACAGTCCAGAG GCCCATCGGAAGCTGGAGCTGGAAGCCACTGTTGCTCACCTGCGGGCAGAGATCCAGGAATTAGACCAGAGCCTGGAGCTGATGGAGCAAGAGACCGAAGCTCAGG ACATGGCCCTGGAGCAAGCCTTGCAGAGCATTCAAGACACCCAGCGTCGTGCTCTCCTCCTCCAGGCCCAAGCTGGGGCCATGAGAAGGCAGCAGCGTGGGCTGCAAGATCCCGTGCAGCGGCTGCAGAATCAGCTGAGGCGTCTACAGGACATAGAGAG GAAGGCCAAAGTAGATATAACCTTTGGACCCTTGACATCAGCAGCCCTGGGCCTCGAACCTGTGGTCCTG GGTGATGTCCGAACAGCCTGCACTCTCCGGACCCAGTTCTTGCAGAAACTCCTAATTCCTCAGGCCAAGGGAGGCAGCGTCCC AACCCCTCGAGATGACTACTTTGGAGCTTCCTACCAGCAGTGGCTTAGCTCTGTGGAG ACGCTGTTGACAAACCATCCTCCGGGCCATGTCCTGGCCTCCTTGGAGCACTTGGCTGCAGAGCGGGAGGCAGAGATTCGGTCCTTGTGCAGTCCAGATGGGCTCCAAGATACAGAGATGGACAG GTCCCAGGCACCAGACCAGTCAGACTCCAGCCAGGCCCTGCCATCCATGGTGCATCTCATCCAG GAGGGCTGGCGGGCCGTGAGTGTGCTGGTTGCCCAGCGGGGCCCCCTTCTGAAGGAGCGTCAAACCCTGACCCAGCGCCTCCAAGGCCTGAtggaggaggtggagagatgTGCCCCAGGATCCAGTGAGAG GCAGGCCTTCATACTGGGGCTCCGGGGCTGTGGCCTATGGGCAGAGCTCAAGGCCCTGCATACCCAgagccaggagctggaggaggtgGCTGGGCGGCGGCAGCTTCTGCTGCAGGAGCTACAGGCCAAACAGCAGCGGATCCTGCACTGGCGCCAGCTGGTG GAGGAGACACAGGAACAGGTCCGCCTGCTCATCAAGGGCAACTCAGCCAGCAAGACGCGCTTGTGCCGGAGCCCTGCAGAG GTGCTGGCTCTGGTTCAGCGAAAAGTGGTCCCTACATCTGAGGTCGTGGCACCACAGAGCCAGGAGCTACTCCGCTGTCTGGAGGAGGAAGCCCGGCGTCTTCCCCACCTTCTGCTGGGTCCCCTGCTTCGGCACAGCCCTGGAGG atTACAGCCCCTGCCCACGGTCCTGCCATCCATCCACCAGCTGCATCCTGCGTCCCCGAGGGGCTCCAGCCTCATAGTGCTGAGCCACACACTGGGGCTGCCTGCAGGGAAG gctCCGGAACTGCTCCTCCCAAAGGCCGCCTCTCTTCGCCAGGACCTTCTGTTCCTCCAGGACCAGCAGAGTCTCCGGTGCTGGGATCTGCTGCATGTGAAGACCAGCCTGCCACCAGGACCATCCACCCAGG AGCTGCTGCAGATCCGGGCATCCCAGGAAAAGGAGCAGAAAGACAATCTGGGGCAGGCTCTGAAGCAGCTGGAGAACGTGTTGAAGCAAGCACTGGAGCGAATCCCCAAGCTACAGGGGGTTGTGGAGGACTG GTGGGAGCAGCCAGGCCAAGCTGCCCTGTCCGAGGAGCTCTGCCAGGGCCTGTCCCTGCCCCAGTGGCGGCTGCGCTGGGTCCAGGCCCAAGGTGCCCTGCAGCAGCTGTGCAGATGA
- the RBM42 gene encoding RNA-binding protein 42 isoform X1, whose amino-acid sequence MAGAGPAPGLPGAGGPVVPGPGAGMPGKSGEERLKEMEAEMALFEQEVLGAPVTGIPTAVPAVPTVPTVEAMQVPAAPVIRPIIATNTYQQVQQTLEARAAAAATVVPPMVGGPPFVGPVGFGPGDRSHLDSPEAREAMFLRRAAVAPQRAPILRPAFVPHVLQRADSALSSAAGGPRPMALRPPHQALVGPPMPGPPGPPMMLPPMARAPGPPLGSMAALRPPLEEPATPRELGLGLGLGLKEKEEAVVAAAAGLEEASAAVAVGAGGAPTGPAVIGPSLPLALAMPLPEPEPLPLPLEVVRGLLPPLRIPELLSLRPRPRPPRPEPPPGLMALEVPEPLGEDKKKGKPEKLKRCIRTAAGSSWEDPSLLEWDADDFRIFCGDLGNEVNDDILARAFSRFPSFLKAKVIRDKRTGKTKGYGFVSFKDPSDYVRAMREMNGKYVGSRPIKLRKSMWKDRNLDVVRKKQKEKKKLGLR is encoded by the exons ATGGCCGGGGCGGGGCCAGCCCCGGGACTCCCGGGTGCAGGAGGACCTGTGGTCCCAGGCCCTGGCGCCGGCATGCCGGGCAAGAGCGGGGAGGAACGCTTGAAGGAGATGGAAGCGGAGATGGCCCT GTTTGAGCAGGAAGTTCTGGGGGCTCCGGTAACCGGCATCCCAACTGCTGTGCCTGCGGTGCCCACGGTCCCCACGGTAGAAGCGATGCAGGTCCCAGCAGCTCCTGTGATCCGCCCAATTATTGCAACCAACACTTACCAGCAG GTCCAACAGACTCTGGAGGCCCGGGCAGCTGCTGCAGCCACAGTGGTTCCTCCCATGGTGGGTGGACCTCCTTTCGTGGGTCCAG TTGGTTTTGGCCCTGGTGATAGAAGTCACCTGGATAGTCCAGAGGCTCGAGAAGCTATGTTCCTGCGTCGAGCAG CTGTGGCCCCCCAGAGGGCCCCTATCCTGCGTCCGGCCTTCGTCCCCCACGTGCTACAGAGAGCAG ATTCTGCTCTTTCTTCTGCAGCAGGTGGTCCCCGCCCCATGGCCCTGCGGCCCCCTCACCAGGCCCTCGTGGGTCCCCCTATGCCTGGCCCCCCTGGACCACCTATGATGCTGCCACCGATGGCTCGGGCCCCAGGCCCCCCCCTGGGCTCCATGGCTGCTCTGAGACCTCCCCTG GAGGAGCCAGCAACACCTCGAGAGCTGGGGCTAGGCCTGGGGTTGGGcttgaaagagaaggaagaggcagtggTGGCGGCAGCAGCCGGGCTGGAGGAGGCTAGCGCAGCTGTGGCCGTTGGGGCAGGAGGTGCCCCCACCGGCCCTGCGGTCATTGGGCCCAGCCTGCCATTGGCCCTGGCCATGCCTTTGCCAgagcctgagcccctgcccctcccactagAAGTTGTACGAGGCCTGCTGCCCCCACTGCGCATTCCTGAGCTCCTGTCCCTGCGTCCACGACCCCGGCCCCCACGGCCTGAGCCACCACCTGGCCTCATGGCTCTTGAG GTCCCGGAGCCCTTGGGTGaggacaagaagaaaggaaagccaGAGAAATTGAAACGCTGCATTCGCACAGCAGCTGGGAGCAGCTGGGAGGACCCCAGCCTGCTGGAGTGGGATGCAG ATGACTTCCGGATCTTCTGTGGGGATTTGGGCAATGAAGTGAATGATGACATCTTAGCACGCGCCTTCAGCCGCTTCCCATCCTTCCTTAAGGCTAAGGTGATCCGAGACAAGCGCACAGGCAAGACCAAGGGCTATGGCTTCGTCAGCTTTAAGGACCCCAGCGACTACGTGCGCGCCATGCGTGAGATGAATG GGAAGTATGTGGGCTCACGCCCCATCAAGCTCCGCAAGAGTATGTGGAAGGACCGGAACCTGGATGTGGTGCgcaagaagcagaaggagaagaagaagctgGGCCTGAGATAG
- the RBM42 gene encoding RNA-binding protein 42 isoform X2: protein MAGAGPAPGLPGAGGPVVPGPGAGMPGKSGEERLKEMEAEMALFEQEVLGAPVTGIPTAVPAVPTVPTVEAMQVPAAPVIRPIIATNTYQQVQQTLEARAAAAATVVPPMVGGPPFVGPVGFGPGDRSHLDSPEAREAMFLRRAAGGPRPMALRPPHQALVGPPMPGPPGPPMMLPPMARAPGPPLGSMAALRPPLEEPATPRELGLGLGLGLKEKEEAVVAAAAGLEEASAAVAVGAGGAPTGPAVIGPSLPLALAMPLPEPEPLPLPLEVVRGLLPPLRIPELLSLRPRPRPPRPEPPPGLMALEVPEPLGEDKKKGKPEKLKRCIRTAAGSSWEDPSLLEWDADDFRIFCGDLGNEVNDDILARAFSRFPSFLKAKVIRDKRTGKTKGYGFVSFKDPSDYVRAMREMNGKYVGSRPIKLRKSMWKDRNLDVVRKKQKEKKKLGLR, encoded by the exons ATGGCCGGGGCGGGGCCAGCCCCGGGACTCCCGGGTGCAGGAGGACCTGTGGTCCCAGGCCCTGGCGCCGGCATGCCGGGCAAGAGCGGGGAGGAACGCTTGAAGGAGATGGAAGCGGAGATGGCCCT GTTTGAGCAGGAAGTTCTGGGGGCTCCGGTAACCGGCATCCCAACTGCTGTGCCTGCGGTGCCCACGGTCCCCACGGTAGAAGCGATGCAGGTCCCAGCAGCTCCTGTGATCCGCCCAATTATTGCAACCAACACTTACCAGCAG GTCCAACAGACTCTGGAGGCCCGGGCAGCTGCTGCAGCCACAGTGGTTCCTCCCATGGTGGGTGGACCTCCTTTCGTGGGTCCAG TTGGTTTTGGCCCTGGTGATAGAAGTCACCTGGATAGTCCAGAGGCTCGAGAAGCTATGTTCCTGCGTCGAGCAG CAGGTGGTCCCCGCCCCATGGCCCTGCGGCCCCCTCACCAGGCCCTCGTGGGTCCCCCTATGCCTGGCCCCCCTGGACCACCTATGATGCTGCCACCGATGGCTCGGGCCCCAGGCCCCCCCCTGGGCTCCATGGCTGCTCTGAGACCTCCCCTG GAGGAGCCAGCAACACCTCGAGAGCTGGGGCTAGGCCTGGGGTTGGGcttgaaagagaaggaagaggcagtggTGGCGGCAGCAGCCGGGCTGGAGGAGGCTAGCGCAGCTGTGGCCGTTGGGGCAGGAGGTGCCCCCACCGGCCCTGCGGTCATTGGGCCCAGCCTGCCATTGGCCCTGGCCATGCCTTTGCCAgagcctgagcccctgcccctcccactagAAGTTGTACGAGGCCTGCTGCCCCCACTGCGCATTCCTGAGCTCCTGTCCCTGCGTCCACGACCCCGGCCCCCACGGCCTGAGCCACCACCTGGCCTCATGGCTCTTGAG GTCCCGGAGCCCTTGGGTGaggacaagaagaaaggaaagccaGAGAAATTGAAACGCTGCATTCGCACAGCAGCTGGGAGCAGCTGGGAGGACCCCAGCCTGCTGGAGTGGGATGCAG ATGACTTCCGGATCTTCTGTGGGGATTTGGGCAATGAAGTGAATGATGACATCTTAGCACGCGCCTTCAGCCGCTTCCCATCCTTCCTTAAGGCTAAGGTGATCCGAGACAAGCGCACAGGCAAGACCAAGGGCTATGGCTTCGTCAGCTTTAAGGACCCCAGCGACTACGTGCGCGCCATGCGTGAGATGAATG GGAAGTATGTGGGCTCACGCCCCATCAAGCTCCGCAAGAGTATGTGGAAGGACCGGAACCTGGATGTGGTGCgcaagaagcagaaggagaagaagaagctgGGCCTGAGATAG
- the ETV2 gene encoding LOW QUALITY PROTEIN: ETS translocation variant 2 (The sequence of the model RefSeq protein was modified relative to this genomic sequence to represent the inferred CDS: deleted 1 base in 1 codon) — MSQDQVPKTENLSTDPSPRHAPYPSPRKHASGPRVSHSPLFPKLLSKSKSPLQPDSCSYQEKELNSAFISPNWRSQRTRCQRRHAGKVAVSWDSRELRKVRGWAPGLEGGRGRAWTPQAEWGEGRRLSPEAERGRGLLGVRILQPDWGSALPHPEAPWGAEPALQALPWSGDWTDSACSSSDPSRGVAQALGHAPPGLSPAPFAGVEGAAGQNCTASGGGTSSWPSALAAASSTNWDCSIGLDRPTYWGKDLRGEPSADSTISWNGPAGSDCTTSWVSGLHTDCTTTSKGYQTSDLTTSSEPSQQSGGVTLACTPKNNHRGPIQLWQFLLELLRDGERSNCIRWTGNSREFQLCDPREVARLWGERKRKPGMNYEKLSRGLRYYYRRDIVRKSGGRKYTYRFGGRVPGLAYPDCARVGPGGTIQ; from the exons atgtcgCAGGATCAAGTCCCCAAGACGGAAAACCTGTCCAccgacccctccccccgccacgcTCCATACCCATCACCCCGTAAACACGCCTCCGGACCCCGGGTCTCTCACAGCCCGCTGTTCCCCAAACTCCTGTCCAAGTCCAAGTCACCCCTGCAGCCCGACAGCTGTAGCTATCAGGAG AAGGAGCTGAACTCGGCTTTTATTTCCCCGAACTGGCGCTCCCAGAGGACACGCTGTCAGCGGAGACACGCTGGAAAGGTGGCTGTGAGCTGGGACTCCAGGGAGCTGAGGAAGGTGAGAGGCTGGGCTCCAGGGcttgagggaggaagggggcgtGCCTGGACTCCACAGGCTGAATGGGGAGAGGGCCGGCGGCTGAGTCCTGAGGCTGAAAGAGGGCGAGGCCTTCTAGGTGTGA GGATCCTACAGCCGGACTGGGGCTCCGCGTTACCGCACCCAGAAGCTCCATGGGGAGCGG AGCCCGCCCTTCAGGCTCTTCCGTGGTCGGGAGACTGGACGGACTCGGCATGCAGTAGCTCTGACCCTTCGAGGGGCGTCGCCCAGGCACTGGGCCACGCCCCTCCCGGCCTGAGCCCCGCCCCCTTCGCTGGTGTGGAGGGGGCTGCGGGCCAGAACTGTACCGCCTCCGGGGGAGGGACCAGCTCGTGGCCCAGCGCCCTGGCCGCCGCCAGCTCCACCAACTGGGACTGTTCTATTGGCCTCGACCGCCCTACCTACTGGGGCAAGGACCTCCGCGGGGAGCCGAGCGCGGACTCTACCATTTCGTGGAATGGGCCTGCGGGCTCAGACTGTACCACCTCCTGGGTCTCGGGGCTGCATACGGACTGCACGACCACTTCAAAAGGGTACCAGACTTCAGATCTCACCACGTCCTCCGAACCAAGCCAGCAGTCGGGCGGCGTAACCTTGGCTTGT ACCCCCAAAAATAATCATCGAG GTCCCATTCAGCTGTGGCAGTTCCTCCTGGAGCTGCTCCGAGACGGGGAGCGTAGCAACTGCATCCGCTGGACTGGCAACAGCCGCGAGTTCCAGCTATGTGATCCCAGAGAG GTGGCGCGGCTGTGGGGTGAGCGCAAAAGGAAACCGGGCATGAACTACGAGAAACTGAGCCGAGGTCTACGCTACTACTACCGCCGCGACATCGTGCGCAAGAGCGGTGGGCGCAAGTACACGTACCGTTTTGGGGGCCGCGTGCCCGGCCTGGCCTATCCGGACTGCGCCCGGGTTGGACCGGGAGGAACGATCCAATAA
- the LOC123931570 gene encoding cytochrome c oxidase subunit 6B1 → MAEDIKTKIKNYQTAPFDSRFPNQNQTRNCWQNYLDFHRCEKAMTAKGGDVSVCEWYRRVYKSLCPISWVSAWDDRRAEGTFPGKI, encoded by the exons ATGGCAGAAGACATCAAGACCAAAATCAAGAACTACCAGACTGCCCCTTTTGACAGCCGCTTCCCCAACCAGAACCAGACCAGGAACTGCTGGCAGAACTACCTGG ACTTCCACCGCTGTGAGAAGGCAATGACTGCTAAAGGGGGCGATGTCTCCGTGTGCGAATGGTACCGGCGTGTGTACAAGTCCCTCTGCCCCATATCCTGG GTGTCCGCCTGGGACGACCGCCGAGCAGAAGGCACATTTCCTGGGAAGATCTGA
- the LOC123931569 gene encoding 60S ribosomal protein L37-like translates to MTKGTSSFGKRRNKMHTLCRRRGSKAYHLQKSTCGKCSYPDKCKRKYNWSAKAKRRNTIGTGRMRHLKIVYRRFRHGFREGTTPKPKRAAVAASSSS, encoded by the coding sequence ATGACGAAGGGGACGTCATCGTTTGGAAAGCGTCGCAATAAGATGCACACGTTGTGCCGCCGCCGTGGCTCGAAGGCCTACCACCTTCAGAAGTCCACGTGTGGCAAATGCAGCTATCCTGACAAGTGCAAGAGAAAGTATAACTGGAGTGCCAAGGCTAAAAGACGAAACACCATTGGGACCGGTCGAATGAGGCACCTAAAAATTGTATACCGCAGATTCAGGCATGGATTCCGTGAAGGAACAACACCTAAGCCCAAGAGGGCGGCTGTTGCAGCATCCAGTTCATCTTAA